The following coding sequences lie in one Cryptococcus neoformans var. neoformans B-3501A chromosome 2, whole genome shotgun sequence genomic window:
- a CDS encoding hypothetical protein (HMMPfam hit to WD40, WD domain, G-beta repeat, score: 43.0, E(): 8.3e-10) — MDALLAAAGPLPQKKGRPGKVHQRTPHPTSHKTVARGDGKDNIDSSTQSILSSTRLPHSFHRSNLATGSSSAPIRPDGTLGRIGDKKLRAKIASQDVGNKRAKVERDDVNEWINKAIGGERGGIEVDEDLGEKTWRVKQEEIVKEVAMNVRGKKFDLKMEDMGSYKVDYTRNGRHLAIASSRGHVATFDWQAGKLHSEIHLKETVRDIKFLHSEAYYAVAQKKYVFIYDQNGVELHKLKQHIDPTHMEFLPFHYLLSTVGNAGYLKYHDTSTGVMLTQIPTRLGSPHSMTQNPHSAIIHLGHANGTMTLWSPNMTTPHVKLLAHRGPVNGVAVDPSEHSAGRYVATSGMDGTVKLWDGRMWGKEVREWKTRNQITSLAFSGMGMLSVGGKSGVTVYQDLYKNTHRPPSPYLTLPLPSLTASATRFCPFDDLLCVGHERGISSLIVPGSGEPNFDSAEADLFETRTRRREREVRGVLEKVRPELITMDANFLGKISEGRGGETHEEREGRSFRQLGRLERLRLTGKADEPEQEGVDDEDAGLEDGEADPNGGERSIREKKERRKMKGKGGSTKRYLRKKAKKNIVDNSLLQMKAKVAAQRASEEKKRKVERGEIVQETGALARFA; from the exons ATGGACGCCCTCTTAGCAGCTGCTGGTCCTCTTCcccagaagaaggggagacCAGGCAAGGTCCATCAGCGTACTCCTCATCCGACCTCCCACAAGACTGTCGCTCGTGGAGATGGCAAGGACAATATTGATTCCTCGACGCAATCCATCTTGAGCAGCACACGGTTACCACACTCTTTCCACCGCTCCAACCTCGCTACAGGATCGTCTTCAGCACCTATCCGACCTGATGGAACTCTCGGAAGAATAGGGGACAAGAAATTGCGGGCGAAAATCGCCTCGCAAGATGTGGGCAACAAGCGGGCCAAAGTTGAGAGGGATGACGTGAACGAGTGGATAAACAAGGCTATCGGAGGTGAGAGAGGTGGGATtgaggtggatgaagatCTAGGGGAGAAGACTTGGAGAGTCAAACAGGAGGAAATTGTGAAAGAAGTGGCAATGAACGTCAGGGGGAAAAAGTTTGATTTGAAAATGGAGGACATGGGAAGCTACAAAGTGGATTACACTCGGAACGGCAGACACCTTGCTATCGCTTCATCTCGCGGTCATGTTGCTACTTTCGACTGGCAAGCCGGTAAACTCCATTCCGAAATTCACCTGAAGGAGACTGTTCGGGACATCAAGTTTCTCCATTCTGAGGCGTACTATGCTGTGGCTCAGAAGAAATATGTCTTTATCTACGACCAAAATGGCGTGGAATTACA TAAACTGAAACAACATATCGACCCTACGCATATGGAATTTTTGCCTTTCCACTACCTCTTGTCTACTGTC GGTAACGCCGGTTATCTCAAATATCACGACACCTCCACCGGTGTCATGTTAACTCAAATCCCCACCCGTCTTGGTTCTCCTCATAGCATGACCCAAAACCCTCATTCTGCTATCATCCACCTCGGTCACGCCAACGGTACCATGACGTTATGGTCTCCCAACATGACTACTCCTCATGTCAAACTTTTGGCTCATCGCGGACCTGTCAACGGTGTTGCTGTTGATCCAAGTGAGCACAGTGCTGGGAGGTACGTTGCGACGAGCGGGATGGACGGTACTGTCAAGCTTTGGGATGGGCGTATGTGGGGTAAGGAAGTGCGAGAATGGAAAACGAGGAACCAAATCACATCGCTTGCCTTTTCCGGCATGGGTATGCTCAGTGTTGGTGGAAAGAGCGGTGTGACAGTTTACCAGGACCTTTACAAAAACACTCATCGCCCGCCATCTCCCTACctcacccttcctcttcctaGCTTGACAGCTTCTGCCACCCGTTTCTGCCCCTTTGACGATCTCCTCTGTGTCGGGCATGAAAGAGGAATATCATCCCTCATAGTACCTGGTTCCGGTGAACCCAACTTTGACAGTGCAGAAGCCGACTTGTTCGAGACTCGtacaagaaggagggaacGAGAAGTCCGTGGTGTCCTCGAAAAGGTCCGACCGGAGCTTATCACAATGGATGCCAACTTTTTGGGCAAGATTAGTGAAGGACGGGGTGGGGAGACTCatgaggagagggagggaaggagcTTTAGGCAGTTGGGAAGGTTGGAAAGATTGCGCCTTACCGGTAAGGCGGATGAGCCCGAGCAAGAGGGtgttgacgatgaggacgCTGGgctggaagatggtgaggCTGACCCTAACGGCGGAGAGAGGTcaataagagaaaagaaggaaaggaggaagatgaagggcaagggcgGTAGTACCAAGAGGTacttgaggaagaaggcgaagaaaaaCATTGTAGACAACTCCTTG TTGCAAATGAAGGCCAAGGTGGCAGCGCAACGAGCAtcagaggagaagaagagaaaggtggAAAGGGGCGAGATCGTCCAGGAGACTGGGGCGTTGGCGAGATTCGCTTAG
- a CDS encoding hypothetical protein (Match to EST gb|CF192348.1|CF192348) gives MGFFSFFSKSSPPDYETLLSRLATDIAEAKTNLSEIRLRERRIALLVYLYGFAGWVLWVGLWWVQGLGIIGATQDELLGRMIGLAGVLGGPVIIYFFNRVIHFYFSRQRVHEEKHLRELLTEQRKQLEEIKKATNYDSTRKLIERYDDPTSNLGPAVGGGLKTTPQKPGKVTPNPSPKVVGPGGTPRAPGHLIGAGGTPGPLRSETPLPVPAGISPDQAAALQMQMGAIQPILPTPEKRWYDRLADSILGDDPSQATQNKYALVCEKCFRHNGLVGGKYEWERMQWICPKCNYLNPAPISRLSSSSGPSQLATPSQPSKSQSQPQVTPSHVQRSSASPTASRTRRPPGGEKGTPRTSKLAQEVFNASDEEAEEEMDVDEQ, from the exons ATGGgattcttttccttcttctccaaa TCTTCGCCGCCGGACTACGAAACGCTGTTGTCCCGTCTGGCGACTGACATTGCAGAGGCCAAAACTAATCTATCTGAAATTCGCCTGCGTGAGAGGCGCATTGCCCTTCTTGTATATCTTTATGGATTTGCAGGGTGGGTGTTATGGGTTGGTTTATGGTGGGTGCAGGGCTTGGGCATTATTGGAGCGACACAGGATGAACTGCTCGGGAGGATGATTGGTCTGGCGGGGGTATTGGGAGGGCCTGTAAT TATTTATTTCTTTAATCGCGTGATTCATTTCTACTTCTCCCGCCAACGAGTGCACGAAG AGAAACACCTTCGCGAGCTCCTTACCGAACAGCGTAAACAACTCGAAGAGATCAAGAAGGCTACCAATTATGACTCTACTCGAAAGCTCATTGAACGTTATGACGACCCTACATCTAACCTCGGACCCGCTGTCGGTGGCGGTCTCAAGACTACTCCACAGAAACCTGGCAAAGTGACTCCGAACCCTTCGCCTAAGGTTGTTGGTCCCGGAGGCACTCCCAGAGCCCCTGGTCATCTGATTGGTGCCGGTGGTACACCAGGAC CTCTTCGATCAGAAACGCCTCTGCCTGTTCCAGCCGGTATCTCTCCTGATCAAGCGGCTGCTTTACAAATGCAAATGGGTGCTATTCAACCTATACTGCCTACTCCTGAAAAGAGGTGGTATGACCGTTTGGCAGATTCTATCTTGGGTGACGATCCTT CTCAAGCAACTCAGAACAAGTACGCTTTAGTGTGCGAGAAATGTTTTAGGCATAATGGCCTTGTCGGGGGCAAGTATGAATGGGAAAGAATGC AATGGATCTGCCCTA AATGTAATTACCTCAACCCTGCTCCTATCTCCCGACTCTCCAGCTCCTCTGGCCCATCTCAGCTAGCCACCCCTTCTCAACCCTCCAAatctcaatctcaaccACAAGTCACCCCATCCCATGTCCAACGATCGTCCGCATCTCCTACTGCCTCCAGAACAAGAAGGCCGCCGGGCGGTGAAAAGGGCACACCAAGGACTTCCAAGCTTGCTCAAGAAGTATTCAACGCttctgatgaagaagctgaagaggaaatggatgttgatgaaCAATGA
- a CDS encoding hypothetical protein (HMMPfam hit to HLH, Helix-loop-helix DNA-binding domain, score: 48.4, E(): 1.9e-11) produces the protein MIGTMSTSHLNSPSASFPHQEQELFSLDFLALTGLDGSISDTNSPQANSSQSSHRQHDQSGDAEGQTSNERQNSIFFREQRRSSKDLLNSMEVDEHTGNALRGLGHSNDGENQLQDFDSLQAALLQQQSPLGFDIQNPTYPLGQLLASPAFDELHSSPNGHSEQQTLSVHNAHPSSRSVYDSPLSHLAFNAHGHRNSFSSMSTRSPLEQLQRQQQQFQEQLGLLQRQQLKMQATAAAVMAASTSPYIGLNGPSSTGPRPSVTPGMTPSSSNTGMFSPLTSPALEATNYSHQSHVSRHSQQFSPAYGSQHIGTSGILNTALSSPALNPIGSTGGANQTLSPALNPQNEVNRGDSEYLHAFMGMLDSTNSGNSTPGGEPPQPSYQSPSMTSASTAGNSTIISSPALYPQGAGTGPHRQSLPFKSRPSPMLKPTHHRSHHRNSGSGNVSIPSSPAIQKYHPDASMPPAAMNSGLPPPAIEHRQIQSNLSVSSTSTPSPVDLSHIMPPPPVPTGKPKARKGVLPMTPASLMNLGSVEKHGSQSVPLPKSQTSSESNSSIGTVTAATSSGSTSKPAAGKKKTGGQVGKKTAGSKLVPVGTTKRTLAMRPQTTVGVRSATKAAAAAAAAAAIAPAEPENRKISHKAAEQKRRDSLKAGFDELRLLLPPINTEALDPLSGEPIPGSSAPRLLPKSSLVPDDNPNRGVSKVALLRFGNEYIGKLQERVDRRDLYIEKLREEVKRLREGGEEEDVTLDNGEDLLEYDWREGEEDEFGECNGDDYNEDEKEAGEGDEG, from the exons ATGATCGGCACAATGTCAACCTCCCATTTGAATTCTCCTTCAGCTTCCTTTCCACACCAAGAGCAAGAGCTATTCTCTTTGGACTTTCTTGCTCTAACTGGGTTGGACGGCTCCATCTCAGATACTAACTCGCCACAAGCCAATTCAAGTCAATCGAGTCACCGCCAACACGATCAGAGCGGCGATGCCGAGGGTCAGACGAGCAATGAAAGACAAAACTCAATTTTTTTCCGAGAACAAAGAAGATCTTCCAAGGATCTCTTGAACTCAATGGAAGTAGATGAACATACGGGGAATGCTTTGCGGGGCTTGGGGCACAGTAATGATGGGGAAAATCAACTCCAAGATTTTGATTCTTTGCAAGCCGCATTGTTACAACAGCAA TCTCCTTTAGGCTTTGATATCCAAAATCCGACCTACCCGCTTGGGCAATTGCTGGCTTCGCCTGCGTTTGATGAACTGCATTCATCGCCCAATGGGCACTCTGAGCAACAAACCCTCTCTGTCCACAATGCTCACCCGAGCTCCCGATCCGTATACGACTCGCCTTTATCACATCTTGCGTTCAATGCTCACGGCCACCGTAACTCATTCTCTTCTATGTCGACGAGGAGTCCCTTAGAGCAGTTGCAaaggcagcagcagcagtttCAAGAGCAACTTGGATTACTGCAACGGCAACAGCTCAAGATGCAGGCAACGGCTGCTGCGGTTATGGCAGCCTCCACCTCACCATACATTGGGCTAAATGGTCCATCATCGACAGGTCCTCGACCTTCGGTGACGCCCGGCATGactccttcatcctcgaaCACTGGCATGTTTTCACCCCTCACTTCTCCAGCTCTTGAAGCCACCAACTACTCTCACCAGTCCCATGTTAGCCGTCACAGCCAACAGTTTTCTCCTGCCTATGGCTCGCAGCATATTGGCACATCCGGTATCCTCAACACTGCTCTATCTTCCCCCGCCCTCAATCCCATTGGTTCTACAGGAGGTGCCAATCAAACCCTTTCGCCTGCTCTCAACCCTCAAAATGAAGTGAACAGGGGTGACTCCGAATATCTTCATGCCTTCATGGGTATGCTCGATAGCACCAACAGTGGGAACAGCACACCTGGTGGTGAACCTCCACAACCGAGCTATCAGTCACCTTCCATGACAAGCGCTTCCACAGCTGGCAATTCTACCATAATATCATCCCCAGCTCTCTATCCTCAGGGTGCCGGTACCGGTCCTCACAGACAATCCCTTCCTTTCAAATCACGCCCTTCGCCGATGCTCAAACCCACGCATCACCGATCGCACCACCGCAACTCTGGCTCTGGCAATGtctccattccttcctcaccaGCAATCCAAAAGTATCATCCTGACGCATCTATGCCACCTGCTGCTATGAACTCAGGTCTGCCTCCGCCGGCAATCGAACACCGACAGATACAATCCAATCTTTCTGTCTCATCGACCTCTACTCCTTCCCCTGTCGATCTCAGCCATATTatgccaccaccaccggTGCCGACTGGTAAACCCAAGGCACGGAAGGGTGTCTTACCCATGACTCCAGCTAGTCTAATGAACCTTGGTTCCGTGGAGAAGCATGGATCTCAGTCTGTACCGCTACCAAAGTCTCAGACTTCGAGCGAGTCAAACTCATCGATTGGTACAGTCACAGCTGCTACATCTTCTGGAAGTACAAGCAAGCCGGCTGCcgggaagaaaaaaacgGGTGGTCAagtggggaagaagacggcaGGAAGTAAGCTTGTACCGGTGGGAACCACTAAAAGAACTTTGGCTATGCGACCTCAGACAACTGTTGGTGTACGATCAG CTACTAAAGCAGCagccgccgctgctgctgctgccgccaTCGCCCCGGCCGAACCCGAAAACCGCAAAATATCTCACAAAGCCGCGGAACAAAAGCGCCGAGATTCTCTCAAAGCCGGTTTCGACGAACTCCGTCTCTTACTTCCACCCATTAACACTGAAGCTCTAGACCCATTATCCGGCGAGCCTATCCCAGGCTCTTCAGCACCGAGGTTATTACCCAAGTCTTCTCTTGTACCAGATGATAACCCTAATCGGGGCGTAAGCAAAGTCGCGCTTTTGAGGTTTGGGAATGAATATATCGGTAAACTGCAAGAAAGGGTGGATAGGAGGGATTTGTACATCGAGAAGCTGAGAGAGGAAGTTAAGCGGttaagagaaggaggggaagaagaagacgtgACGTTGGATAATGGCGAGGATCTTTTGGAGTAcgactggagagaaggcgaagaggatgagttTGGAGAATGCAATGGCGATGACTataatgaagatgagaaggaagcgggggagggggatgagggatga
- a CDS encoding hypothetical protein (Match to ESTs gb|CF189528.1|CF189528, gb|CF189589.1|CF189589), with product MNGFGQMPMMPMGFPASPGFGVPGGNYGGRGRGRGRDERRGGGRGRGGHGGGRAPVPETSDNRLRKMVIKLGDDEDFDPIDDPPRLARVLKRGWREGTVGLLEGFRVSVTQQPHKHGYYVGLLVALSRQLEAEPVKKEKEEPTEGETKSGDAEMKDEKPTIVEEPAYGKEIMDDLNRAFRGWVEQREWQNVRLCLQFFSLLVTARVVTANSLLTVYDNLLNVLDEVGGGGDRSERAVRAVGEGLIRSAHTLVETNVGEVEALISKIEGYIIGRRNEPKVLQDPLAPILPAGQEHPTYSDNLDNLLAALRAFQASNWEPSAVLPAYLREIVPTPGPTAPIPYELQEVAMPPELYEVDSDELDVGEGQIGTFSFFADEVVPSPSTLDGWYLRSLVLDIINLYEVNRKECSRLLLELRKFLPRDTFKPIVPLPEDASPPPSTWSLESLVVSTLLGAMLTLPKSHHKLIYYGSVITELCKASPNTVAPPVGRSMRKIFSLLGTEGLDVEIVRRVAEWFSVHLSNFGFQWMWKEWVPDLELPSSHPRRAFMRRVIELEVRLSYYDRILETLPEPMIAEGAGVISPEAPDPFWAYEKDDHPLHAEAAALLSQIRQKLPSTEIIKYITEMPNASSGPGEPLYPAVRQMVFETISHLGSRSFSHFLNATERYSDVLRFLTPDFASRRILLDAVNSYWRRSSEMRLVTLDKYLQYGILEGIDIVEWIFADDEAEGEEGDGWTDGDKWEVLSMCLEKHLGRVKAISRRLKVIEREDEAARARKAGEQLERGEDVNVEDDTNEDSRPETSKEARDAQTSLDIQSTRLEKVLLATFKHFIFALLPWTAEREEGITTSSEGLKGVLTLLDSDEEGLWGVRAKWGWYREFVRRYQAQLMPFSDLINATVISKMSKSEDEGSAEARAEKMVKSVWEVIYL from the exons ATGAACGGCTTCGGACAGATGCCCATGATGCCCATGGGATTTCCTGCAAGCCCTGGGTTTGGTGTCCCAGGGGGCAACTATGGTGGAcgaggcagaggaagaggacgag ACGAGCGTAGGGGCGGTGGACGTGGACGAGGGGGACACGGTGGCGGAAGAGCTCCAGTACCCGAGACCTCTGACAACCGATTGAGGAAAATGGTGATTAAGCTgggggatgatgaa GACTTCGATCCTATTGACGACCCCCCTAGGCTCGCCCGTGTCCTCAAACGTGGATGGCGTGAAGGCACTGTTGGTCTCCTGGAAGGTTTCCGAGTCAGCGTAACACAGCAACCTCACAAGCACGGTTATTATGTAGGACTTTTGGTTGCCCTTTCCCGCCAGTTGGAAGCCGAGCctgtcaagaaggagaaagaggagccTACCGAGGGTGAGACCAAATCTGGGGATGCTGAaatgaaggatgaaaagccCACGATAGTTGAGGAGCCGGCATATGGCAAAGAAATTATGGATGATTTGAACAGAGCATTCCGAGGCTGGGTGGAACAGAGAGAATGGCAGAATGTCCGATTATGT CTTCaattcttttctcttcttgttaCTGCAAGGGTTGTCACAGCAAATTCGCTGTTGACAGTCTACGACAACCTGCTCAACGTCCTTGACGAAGTGGGCGGGGGCGGTGACAGGTCAGAGAGAGCTGTACGAGCGGTTGGCGAGGGTCTTATTCGT TCTGCACACACTTTGGTTGAGACCAATGTCGGTGAAGTTGAGGCACTCATCAGCAAGATTGAAGGGTACATCATTGGTCGACGAAATGAACCAAAGGTCCTCCAAGACCCTTTGGCACCGATCCTTCCTGCCGGCCAGGAGCACCCCACTTACAGCGAT AACCTCGATAACTTGTTGGCAGCTCTGCGGGCTTTCCAGGCCTCAAACTGGGAACCATCAGCCGTTTTACCTGCATACTTGAGGGAGATTGTCCCGACACCCGGTCCCACAGCACCTATTCCTTACGAACTTCAAGAGGTCGCCATGCCCCCCGAGCTGTACGAAGTCGACAGCGATGAGCTGGATGTTGGCGAGGGACAAATTGGAACTTTCTCATTCTTCGCCGACGAG GTCGTTCCTTCACCAAGCACCCTCGACGGATGGTATCTTCGCAGCCTTGTTCTCGACATCATCAACCTTTACGAGGTCAATCGCAAAGAATGTTCTCGTCTCCTTTTGGAACTCCGCAAGTTTCTTCCTCGAGACACGTTCAAACCAATCGTTCCTCTCCCAGAGGATgcttcccctcccccttctACTTGGTCTCTTGAATCTCTCGTCGTCTCTACTCTTTTGGGCGCTATGCTTACTCTTCCAAAATCTCATCATAAACTTATCTATTACGGATCCGTCATTACCGAGTTGTGTAAAGCCAGTCCTAACACTGTAGCGCCTCCAGTTGGTCGCTCCATGAGAAAGATCTTTAGTCTTCTGGGCACTGAGGGACTGGATGTTGAGATAGTCAGGAGGGTGGCTGAGTGGTTCTCTGTTCATTTGAGTAACTTCGGCTTCCAGTGGATGTGGAAGGAATG GGTTCCTGACCTTGAGCTTCCGTCCTCTCACCCTCGTCGAGCCTTCATGCGTCGAGTCATTGAGCTTGAAGTCAGACTATCATACTACGACCGTATCTTGGAAACTCTTCCCGAGCCTATGATTGCGGAAGGTGCTGGCGTGATCTCCCCCGAGGCACCTGATCCTTTCTGGGCTTATGAAAAGGATG ACCACCCTCTTCATGCCGAAGCTGCTGCCCTTCTTTCGCAGATCAGACAGAAACTTCCTAGTACTGAAATTATCAAGTACATCACTGAGATGCCCAATGCTTCTTCTGGTCCCGGTGAACCTCTCTACCCCGCAGTTCGTCAAATGGTTTTTGAGACCATCTCACATCTCGGTTCTCGATCTTTCTCTCATTTCCTCAACGCCACTGAACGATACAGTGACGTCCTCCGATTCCTCACTCCCGACTTTGCCTCCCGCCGTATCCTTCTCGATGCCGTAAATTCCTACTGGCGTCGATCAAGCGAGATGCGACTTGTGACTTTAGACAAGTACCTCCAGTACGGCATTCTTGAGGGCATCGACATTGTCGAATGGATCTTTGCCGATGACGAGGccgagggcgaggagggtgaTGGATGGACCGATGGTGACAAGTGGGAGGTGCTGTCAATGTGCTTGGAAAAGCACCTTGGGCGTGTCAAGGCTATCTCAAGGCGATTGAAGGTCATtgagagagaggatgaggcagCTAGGGCTAGAAAAGCTGGTGAACAATTGGAGCGAGGTGAAGACGTCAATGTCGAGGACGATACCAATGAGG ACTCGCGCCCCGAAACTTCTAAGGAAGCCCGTGATGCCCAAACCTCCCTCGACATCCAGTCGACTCGCCTTGAAAAGGTCCTTTTGGCCACTTTCAAGCACTTCAtctttgctcttcttccctggACTGccgagagagaggaaggcatCACCACTTCCAGTGAGGGCCTTAAGGGTGTTCTCACATTGTTGGATAGTGACGAGGAGGGTCTTTGGGGAGTCAGGGCGAAGTGGGGCTGGTATAGAGAATTTGTCAGGAGG TATCAAGCACAGCTCATGCCCTTTTCCGACCTTATTAACGCCACTGTCATCTCTAAGATGTCCAAgtcagaagatgaaggttCTGCAGAAGCCAGagcggagaagatggtcaAGTCCGTTTGGGAGGTCATTTACTTGTAA